CTAGCTAGGGTGAAGGCGCATCTGCGCCGTCAGCAGCAGACAGCGGCGGCGCCGGAGGCAGCTGCCGTGACCGAGAAGGAAGCCGAGCGCCAAGGGCTGCGTGTCCAGAGCTTGTTCATCGATACGGATATGTATGTCGTCTATAAGGACGGAACGCCGCTGGATCTGACGCATCGCGAGTTCGAGCTTGTGCAGTACCTAGCGAAGAATAGCGGCCGGGTCATGACGCGGGAGCATCTGCTGCAGGCGGTGTGGGGGTTCGAATATTTCGGCGATGTACGTACGGTCGATGTGACGATCCGCCGGCTGCGCGAGAAGCTGGAGGATGACCCGAGCCGTCCGGAGTATATTATTACACGCCGCGGACTCGGCTACATGATGAAGAACACGAAGTCTAACCCAGGCTCATATGGCAGCTGAGGTGAAGCAGATGAGCGGTGCGGCTGCTGCTGACGGGAAGAGCAACCGATTCTTCCATTCGATTCAGGCGAAGCTGATCATTATTTATGTGCTGCTTATTAT
Above is a genomic segment from Paenibacillus sp. YYML68 containing:
- the yycF gene encoding response regulator YycF encodes the protein MAKILVVDDEQPIADILKFNLEKEGHEVILAYDGAAAVELAYAESPDLILLDLMLPVKDGMDVCREVRAKLNTPIIMLTAKDNEIDKVLGLELGADDYVTKPFGTRELLARVKAHLRRQQQTAAAPEAAAVTEKEAERQGLRVQSLFIDTDMYVVYKDGTPLDLTHREFELVQYLAKNSGRVMTREHLLQAVWGFEYFGDVRTVDVTIRRLREKLEDDPSRPEYIITRRGLGYMMKNTKSNPGSYGS